TACAGGGGAGCAATATCGTCAGGCCATGAAACGTAATCTTGTGATGACAGCGTTGTTTGGCCTGAGTACCGCAGGCCTGGCCCAAGGAATGGCAGGCATGGATCACAGCACCATGCCTGGGATGTCCTCCAGTAGTGGCATGACGATGAAGATGGACATGAGCAGCCTGGAGAAGCTCAAAGGCAAGGCGTTCGACCAGGCATTCCTCAGCATGATGATCCCCCACCACCAGACGGCGGTGGAGATGTCCCGGGCAGTGCTGCCAGTGAGTAAGGACGCCACAGTCAAGCGCTGGGCGAACGAGATCATCAAAGCCCAGAACAAGGAAATCAGCCAGATGAACACGCTGCTCAAAAGCTACGGTGGCAGTGACCTTGGCATGGCCAACATGATGAAAAAAAGCATGGGTGGCATGGCCGATATGGTCAAAAAGGCCAAAAACCCGGACGTGGCCTTCGTGCAGGGCATGATTCCGCATCACACGTCCGCCATTGACATGGCCACCATGGCCCTGGAGAAGAGCAGTAACGCCACTGTCCTCACGCTGGCCCGGGACATCGTGCGCGCGCAGGCCTCTGAAGCGCACGACTTCCGAGTGTGGCTGATGAAACGCGGCCTCTGATCCACCCCGCTGAGCAAACACACAGCGGCCCGGGACCTACTGAGGTCCCGGGCCGCCCTTCTTTCAGTTCATGGCCAGCCTGTCGGCCGCTTCATGTGTCTTACGCCGGCTTGAGGGTGTCGGCCAGATCGACAAGCAGCTCCTCGGCCCGTTCGTAGCCGGGCCTCAGATACACCATGGCAAAGGTTGTCCAGTCCTGGACCGCCCCCACTTCCTGATCGTTCTCGTGGAGCTTGAGGTGGGGGTACACCCCGTATTCCACGTAACAGCCGTAGCGCTCCGCGAGCTCTTCGAGCTGCTGGGTGTTCTGATCTGTCCAGGTCAACAGGTACGGCAGGGCGAAGCAGGGTTTGCCGCAGCTTCCGCCCAGGCCCACCAGAGGGAATCCGGCCACGCTCTGGGTTTCTTCACGGGTCCTGACACGTGCCAAGAAGGCGTGGCGGTCGCGGGCCACATCGCGGCTGGGGAGTTTTTGAGCGGCAATCCAGGGGCCAACAGTGAGTTTGCTCATCAGAGAAATCCTTTCAGAAAAAGCCGCGGGCGCTCAGCACCCGCAGCGCACCAGGTTCAGGCGTGGAGTGGTGAAGACGCAGCGGCCTGGGCCGGCACAGGGTCAGGCCGCACGGGCGGGCGGAAGCCGCGCAGGCGAAGGGCGTTGGTCAGCACGAAGACACTCGAAAAGCCCATGGCCGCGGCGGCCAGCACCGGGCTGAGCAGCCAGCCGAAGGCCGGGTACAGGACGCCAGCGGCAACGGGAATCAGGATGATGTTGTAGGCGAAGGCCCAGAACAGGTTCAGGCGGATGTTGCGCAGCGTCGCCCGGGACAGGGCGTAGGCATTGGGTACGCCGCGCAGATCACCGCTCATCAGGATGACGTCGGCGGTTTCCACGGCCACATCCGTCCCCGTCCCGATGGCCAGACCAACGTCTGCCTGGGCCAGCGCGGGCGCGTCATTGATGCCGTCCCCCACAAAAGCGACCTTCTGTCCTTTCGCCTGCAAGGCCTTCACGGCGTCACTCTTGCCGCTGGGCAGGACTTCAGCCAGCACCTCGTCGATCCCCAGCTGCCGGGCGATCGCGTGAGCGGTTCGCTGGTTGTCCCCCGTGACCATCGCGACCTTCAGGCCTTGCTGATGCAGGGCACGGACCGCTTCCAAGCTGCCGTCCTTGATGGGATCGGCCACGGCGATGATGGCCGCCAGCTGGCCGTCGACGGCGGCGTAGAGTGGCGACTTGCCCTGATCACCGAGCTGGTGGGCCTGCGCTGTGAAGGCGGCGGTGTCCAGCCCCAGCCGGGTCATGTAGCGGTCCGCGCCGACTTGGACGAGATGTCCGTTCACCCGCGCTTCCAGGCCGAAGCCAGGCACAGCTTCGAAGTGCTCCGGGGCGGGGACTGCCCAGCCTTCACGCTTCGCGGCCTCCACGATGGCCTGTGCGATGGGGTGTTCACTCTGCCCTTCAGCCGCCGCGACGAGACTGAGGACCTGCGTACGGTCAAAGCCGGCCGTGGTCACCAGATCGGTGAGTTCAGGCTTGCCTTTGGTCAAGGTGCCGGTTTTGTCGACCGCCACAACCTTCACGCCTTGCAGGCCTTCGAGGGCGCCGCCGTTGCGGAACAGCACGCCAAGCTCGGCCGCCTTGCCGGTGCCGACCATGATGCTGGTTGGGGTCGCCAGGCCCATCGCGCAGGGGCAGGCGATGATCAGCACGGCCACCATGTTGACCAGCGCGAAGCTCAGGGCGGTCTGCCCCCCGAAGATCATCCACAGCACGAAGGTCAGGGCGGCAATGCCCAGGACAACGGGGACGAAGACGCTCACGACCTTATCGGCGAGGCCCTGGATGGGTGGTTTGCTGCCCTGTGCTGTTTCGACGAGCTTGATGATCTGAGCGAGGGCCGTGTCCGCCCCGACCTTGGTGGCTTTGAAGGTGAAGGCTCCGTTCTGGTTGATGGTGCCGCCCACCACACCGGCACCGGCCTGTTTGTTTACGGGCACGGGCTCGCCGGTGATCATGCTCTCGTCGACGAAGCTGTTACCGGCCATGACTTCGCCGTCTACGGGGATTTTCTCGCCAGGGCGAACCGCGATCAGATCACCGATGAGCACTTCGTCGGTGGCCACCTCGACCTCGTGACCATTGCGCACGACCCTGGCCGTTTTGGCTTGCAGCGAGAGCAGCTTCTTCATCGCTTCGCTGGAGCGGCCCTTGGCGATGGCCTCGAAGTACTTGCCGAGCAGGATCAGGGTGATGACCACCGCGCTGGCCTCGTAGTACACGTGGGCCGTGCCTTCGGGGAACAGGCCCGGAGCGACCGTCGCGACCAGGCTGTAGAAGAAGGCGGCGGAAGTGCCGATCATCACCAGGCTGTTCATGTCGGGTGAGCGGTGAACCAGGCTTTTCCAGCCCAGGCGGTAGAAGCGCAGCCCAGGGCCGAACTGGACGGGCGCAGCGAGCGCCAGCATGATCCAGTTCAGCGTCTCCATGCTGACGTAGCCTGTCAGCCACATATGGACGGGCATGTACAGCATTGGCACCATGGCGATCAGCAGCAGGGGGATGGCGAAGACCGCGCTGAAGGTCACCGCGCGGCGCAGACCCTGCACCTCGCGCTCCCGTGCTTCGCGTTCCTGGTCGGTGCGGTCTTTCCCTGCTTCGCTTTCAAGGATCTCGTACCCGGCTGCCCTGACCGCCGCTTTGAGCTGTCCAGGACTGACGCTGGCTGGGAGGTACTGGATGCTGGCGCGCTCTGTAGCCAGGTTCACGTTGGCGTCCAGAACGCCATCCACTTTCTTCAAGGCGCGTTCGACCCGGCCGACGCAGTTGGCGCAGGTCATCCCCTGCACGCCCAGTTCAAGACTCCCGACAACAGGTTCATAGCCGACAGCCTTGACCTTTTCCATCAGGGCCTGCGGGTTGGTGAGGGTTGGGTCGAAAGATACCGTTGCCCGTTCGGTGGCCAGGTTGACGGTCGCGCTTTCCACGCCCTCTACCTTCTTCAGGCCTCTCTCCACCCGCCCGACACAGCTGGCGCAGGTCATGCCCTGCACGCCCAGTTCCACTGTTTTAGTCATTGCCTCTCCTATCCCCCTATGGGGGTATGAGGAAAGGCTACCTCAATTCGATTTGATGAGCAAGTCTATTAGCGGCACACTGGGACATTCGCCTAAATTCCTTCTTGACATCCCCCCTAGTAGGGTCTACCCTGTAGGCATGACGACTGAACTGATCGTGAGTGGAATGACCTGCGGACACTGCGAAACCGCCGTGAAGAACGCCCTGAAAGACGTGCCCGGCGTTGAGGACGTCCGCGTGGACCTGAAAGGTGGCTCCGCCGCCGTGGAAGGCAACGTCGATGCCCAAGCGCTGATCGCGGCCGTGACCGAGGAAGGCTACGGCGCCCAGGTTCGTCAGTAACGTGACGGCCACGAAGGACAAAACGGCCGCAGCCTGCCACACGCCGGCCGCCGGTCACCTGTGTATGCCCGAAGATGCCCGCTACCGGGCCGCCCGTCGCCTCAAAATCGCCCGTGGCCACCTGGACAGCATCGTGGCCATGCTGGAAAAGGACGACGCGTACTGTGTAGACGTGCTGCGGCAGCTCAAGGCTGTGCAGGGCGCCCTGAGCGGCGCCGGCGAGGTTGTTCTCCGTGGCCACCTGGAAGCGCATGTCGCGACCGCCTCCACCCGTGGGGACAGCGTCGAGATCGTTGAGGAACTGATGGAAGCCCTCAAGTACACCTGAGCGCCAACCGCCACCGGGCCAGTCTGAAGCGACTGGCCCGGTTCGCCTTGTCCTTACTTCGGCCAGAGGCGATTCATCCAGCCAGCCGGATCGGTACCCTCTCCCCGCACCCGCATTTCCAGGTGCAGGTGCGCCCCAGTACTCAGACCGGTGCTGCCGACCTCACCAACTTTCTGACCGCGCGTGACTTTCTGCCCTACCTGCACGGTCACGCGGCGCTGATGGAAGTAAAGGCTGGTCAGCCCGGCCCCGTGATCAATGACCACCAGGCCCCCACGGACCGGGTACATGCCTGCCAGGATCACGGTTCCATCGTTCACCGCCGTCACCATCGTGCCTGCAGGGGCCGGGTAGTCCGTACCGAAGTGGTAACCCACGGGTCCTCCCGCCACATACGTGCGGGGCTGACCGAACGCGCTGCTCTGCGCTCTAATCTTGACGGCCTCCTGGAAGGGCTTGGACCATACGGGAGCGGTACGCCGGGTATACGCCTGTTCGACTGCAGCATCTTCGGCTTCGCGGGCGGGGTCCTCGAGTTTGCGGCTGATGCTGGCAGGCAGGTTCAGGCGCTGAATCCGCTGGCCCAGACTGCTGACCGGCACACTCCGCTGAAGGCGCTCATTACCCACCTGGACTTCGAACATCAGAGGCGTCGTTTTTCCCAGCACCACGCGCCCCAGGACCAGGAATTCATTCCCAACCTGGACGGGGGTCAGGACCTCACCCGGCTGCCGGACATCTTCGCCAGTCTCACTGAGGAAGCGCACGCGCGCCTCACCAGCCCGTGGTCCGCTCAAGCGCAGTACGAGGGCGTCCCCCATCCGGAGCGTCGCTGGAGCGGTCACGGTCACGCCGGCCAGTGAGGCTGGTGCACTGGTGGGCGCCGGTGGAGGCGCAGTGACCCCCTCCCCAGGCAGCCGGAGGGTCTGGCCGACTTCGAGGGTGGTGCTCGTCAGGCCGTTCAGACGCAGCAGCTCGGCGACAGTGGTGCCCGAGGTCCGGGCCAGGCTGTACAGGGTGTCGCCCGCCTTGACGGTGTAAGCCCCCGCAGCTCCGCTGAGCAGGGCGGCCAACAGGCAGGCCCGGCGGAGCAGGCGGGTATGGGGGAGGGTCAAAGCTGGACGCGGTGAATCATGGGGGGTCATGAGTGGATCTCCTGAGGGGGCGGGGTCACAGGTTCTTGCGGAAGAACGCAATCGAGCGCTCAAGGGCGATGCCCAGGTTCCGGCTGAGGTCGTGGTTGTCGTTCTGGTAGGTGTACAGCGTGTGGGGTTGCCCGGCGGTCTTCAGGCCTTTGGCCAGCGCCTGCGAGAAACTGTAGGGCACGTGTGTATCGCCGGTCGCGTGGTGAAGTTGCAGGGGACGACCCCTCAGGTCCCTCAGAAACGCGTTTGGGGAGATGGCCTGATACGCCTTCGGGTTGCCCTCCGGCCGTCCGAGTTTGGCGAGCAGCTGCGCTCGCGGATCGCTGGCCGACGCGCCGCTCCCCCACTGGGGCAGGTCGTTGAAGAGCATGTCGTACGGGGCGACCACGCCTGCCCAGATCGCGCCGGCTTTGATGTCGGGATTGATCACCATGGCGCGCAGGATGATGTGCCCGCCCATGGAGTGTCCCCACATGCCCATGCGCGCCTTGTTGACGCCTGGAAGGGTCTTCAGGGACGAGAAGGCATTCAGCACGTCGGTGGTGTACTCCGGCGACCAGTACGCCGTACCGGCAGGGTTGCCCTGGGAGGTGCCGTGCCCACGGTAGTCCGGCTTCAGGACCACGAAGCCGGCCCGCGCGAAGGCGTCCACGTACGCGACGTAGCGTTCCGTGGTCCGGTACTGCTGGGGCGGGATGTACCCGTGGTTGAACACGATGGCCGGCCAGCCGCCTTTGGGAGGGGTGCCGGTGGGAACGGTCAGCAGGGCGTTGATGCGCAGGCCATCGGACTGGTACGACACGATGCGCCGCTGGTAGTTCGCGCCGGGCGCCAGCGTCTGACGGGTGGTCAGAGCGCTGCCCGGGTAGGGACGTGCCCGCATCCGTTCGATCGAGAGGGGGGAGTCACTGGCCTGTGCACAAGCCATACTGCCGAGACTGGCCATCAGCAGGGAGAAACGGATTGTGGACCACATGGAAACTCCTTTTTAGAGAAGAAAGGGCGGATCAAACAACGGAGTCGGGTTCCCAGCGTAGAACGCCCGTGTAAAGGTCGTGTAAGCGTTCCCAGAGCGAAGGGGCCGGGATCCCTGGTCTCTCTGTCGCCTGAATCACAGCATCCCCATCCAGGAGAAGCTGGATGAGGCCGCTCTGGTCAGCGACCTGCCCTTAGCGGTCGACCGGCCCGCGTTTGCAGACCATGCCGCCGCCACCCCGCCCAAAGACCGTTCTGGAGGTGAACGTCGGGGCAGCTTTCAGGGTTGCGGTGATGGTGCGCCCGGGTTCACGGGCGCAGACTGAGCGAAGCATGCCGCTCTGGTCGATGGTGGCGACGTCTGGGCGGCTGCTGGTCCAGAGCACCTCGCGGCTGACGTGACTGGGTGCATCCAGGAACGTGGTGTAGCGCTGGAAGTGTGGCCAGTACCCAACGACCATCAGGTTGTCGGAATTGACGCCTACGATGTGAAACTCCCGGATGACGGGTGCCCCTGGCACCGGTTGGAGCCGAGCCACCATGCGCGTGGGCTTCGAGGGACCACATTCGTCGTGGATTACCTGGATGTTCCGTATGGTCTGGGGTTTGTACCAACGGCGGTTGATCGTGACAGTGTAGAGAGTGCCGCTATTTGTAATCCTGAGCCAGGACTGGTCAGAGGCGTCCAGCCAGCTGAACTGTCTGAGCACCTGGCCGCTGCTCATTCTTGACGATGAGGTCCAGGGCTGGACGAGCGACACCTGGGCAGATCATCCCAGCTGGGGGTGTGGACGGGGTCTGGGGGGCAGCCGTCAGCAACGCGAACAGGGGGAGCAGGGGCATGCGTCAGGGTAAGGAGCGACCCTGAAAGCGGCCTGATAGGGCACGAACACCAGACTGGGAGATACAGGGCCCCGCTCGCCTCCTCTACGGGCCCCAGGTGGCGCCTCCATCCTGCGAGCGGTACACCTTCCCACTGCCGCCCACGGCGTACAGCTGACGGTCATTCTGTGGGCTGACCGCAACCAGGCGCGCGCTTTCCGGGAAGGGCAGTTTCTCCCAGGTGGCGGCCTGGTCCGTCGAGCGGAACACGCCAGCCCATCCAGCGAGGTACACGTGGCCGGTGAGGGGATGCACGTCGATGGCCGACGCAGCGGGAGCGTGCTGTGCCTGCTGCCAGGTGACCGCATCATCAGAGACCAAGAGTTGCGCCCCCAGCGCATAGAGTCGGGACGAGGGCCCGGCCGCGAGGGCCATGGCACTGCCCGTTACGGCCGTGACCGGCCGCCACGTCCGCCCGTCCGTGGTCCGGTACAGTCCGGCGCCGGCAAGGTTGGCATACCAGGTGCCCGGTGCGTCCGGCAGTACCGTGAAGCCGTGTATGTCGGTGCTGGGCAGCGTGCCGAAGGGGTGAGCCTGCCAGCTCTGCCCCCCATCCTGGCTGACCTTGAGCACGTCATGGCCGGCCATCACCAGCACCGGACCCGCTGGGGCGGCCGCCAGGGCCATGGCGTCTCCGGCGCCATTGGGTGCACTCCACGTGCGGCCTTCGTCGGTGCTGATGGACACACCCGCGTGTTGCCCGTACAGCAGGGTGCCGTCTGGCAGGACCCGCAGGGCGTGGAAGTCTCCCTCCAGGACCGTGGGGGCAGGGGCACGGATGCTTTGCCCCCACCAGAGTCCACCGCCAACGAGGCCCAGGATCAGAAGGGCAGCTGGAAGCCACGGTCCTCCGAGGCGAGGGCCACTGGACGCCGGGGGCACCGGGCGAGTTGCTGGCTGCTTCGTCACAGGAGCACGCCTTTCACGAGCGGGGCGCCATCACGTATGCCATGCCGCCTGCATGGTTCAGCCACAGCCGTTCGAAGACCGCCCGCGGGTAGGTGCGCTTTACACCAGTGTCGCTTTGAGCGGCTGGGTCGTTGACAACGGGGTTACCCTGCGCGTCGAAGCCGGTGAGCACCATCAGGTGGCCGTTCGACCAGGAGAGGGGGGCACCGGGCAGTTCTCCCGCGTTGAAGCGCACGCTCACCGCGAGCGGCAGGCCCTGCTGGAGGTAAGCTTCCGCTTCACGCAGGCTGCCCAGTCGGGTGACGAATGCCTGGAAGCCCTGAGAGCCGGCGTAGGCGGTGTTGAACGGCCAGTTCCCGTAGCCGTCGTAGGTCCGGTCGTACGTGGCTTTGGCGGCGTCGGGGACCCGCACCGGGCGGTTCCAGAAGCCCAGCAGCATGCTGACGCTGGTGGGGCTGCACCAGACTTCACCCCCACCTTTGTAGATCATCTGCGACAGTCCAGGCACCTTGAGAACGTTGTTCCACGAAGACGGCTGTCCTGCTTTGCCCTGGTCACGCAGGCGCAGAGCCGTGTCGGCTGTGTTGAACGACAGCAAGTGAGCCTGGAGGCCGGCGCTGAGGGTGGCACGGTACTGAAAGGCTGTGCTGCGGTACGGCAGGCTCAGGGTGTCGGTGTTGACCGTGCCGTCCGCCGTGGGGGTGACGCGGGCGCTGGCGCGGGGGCCGGCGGCACTCCAGGATCCGAAGCTGAAGTACCGGCTCCAGCGGCCGTCCGGACGACGCACCCGGACTTCGAGCTGAAGCGCACTTGAGCTTGGGCCCGTGACATTCCAACTGGGAATCAGTTCGTTGAAAGGGGCCACTTCGGCCACGTCACCGTCCAGTCGACCGGCCCGGACGGGGGGGAGAGCGGACCAGGTAGCCGGAAGGCCCGACTGTGCCTGGGCTGCCTGAATGCGGGGCACGGGCTGACCGTAGCTCGTCTGCTGGGCGTAAGGCGCGGCGGTCGCAGCGGAGCTGAGCAGCGCCCACGACAGGACAGTTCTGGAGAACTTCACGCGCATCAGGGTAGAACCCCTGTGTTGCCGTTGTGTAAAGGTCCTGACCTTCGGACGTGCGGGGAGCGCCGATACCCCATGGCGTTCTCCTCAA
This region of Deinococcus humi genomic DNA includes:
- a CDS encoding peptidoglycan DD-metalloendopeptidase family protein — translated: MTPHDSPRPALTLPHTRLLRRACLLAALLSGAAGAYTVKAGDTLYSLARTSGTTVAELLRLNGLTSTTLEVGQTLRLPGEGVTAPPPAPTSAPASLAGVTVTAPATLRMGDALVLRLSGPRAGEARVRFLSETGEDVRQPGEVLTPVQVGNEFLVLGRVVLGKTTPLMFEVQVGNERLQRSVPVSSLGQRIQRLNLPASISRKLEDPAREAEDAAVEQAYTRRTAPVWSKPFQEAVKIRAQSSAFGQPRTYVAGGPVGYHFGTDYPAPAGTMVTAVNDGTVILAGMYPVRGGLVVIDHGAGLTSLYFHQRRVTVQVGQKVTRGQKVGEVGSTGLSTGAHLHLEMRVRGEGTDPAGWMNRLWPK
- a CDS encoding CopZ family metallochaperone, yielding MTTELIVSGMTCGHCETAVKNALKDVPGVEDVRVDLKGGSAAVEGNVDAQALIAAVTEEGYGAQVRQ
- a CDS encoding heavy metal translocating P-type ATPase; amino-acid sequence: MTKTVELGVQGMTCASCVGRVERGLKKVEGVESATVNLATERATVSFDPTLTNPQALMEKVKAVGYEPVVGSLELGVQGMTCANCVGRVERALKKVDGVLDANVNLATERASIQYLPASVSPGQLKAAVRAAGYEILESEAGKDRTDQEREAREREVQGLRRAVTFSAVFAIPLLLIAMVPMLYMPVHMWLTGYVSMETLNWIMLALAAPVQFGPGLRFYRLGWKSLVHRSPDMNSLVMIGTSAAFFYSLVATVAPGLFPEGTAHVYYEASAVVITLILLGKYFEAIAKGRSSEAMKKLLSLQAKTARVVRNGHEVEVATDEVLIGDLIAVRPGEKIPVDGEVMAGNSFVDESMITGEPVPVNKQAGAGVVGGTINQNGAFTFKATKVGADTALAQIIKLVETAQGSKPPIQGLADKVVSVFVPVVLGIAALTFVLWMIFGGQTALSFALVNMVAVLIIACPCAMGLATPTSIMVGTGKAAELGVLFRNGGALEGLQGVKVVAVDKTGTLTKGKPELTDLVTTAGFDRTQVLSLVAAAEGQSEHPIAQAIVEAAKREGWAVPAPEHFEAVPGFGLEARVNGHLVQVGADRYMTRLGLDTAAFTAQAHQLGDQGKSPLYAAVDGQLAAIIAVADPIKDGSLEAVRALHQQGLKVAMVTGDNQRTAHAIARQLGIDEVLAEVLPSGKSDAVKALQAKGQKVAFVGDGINDAPALAQADVGLAIGTGTDVAVETADVILMSGDLRGVPNAYALSRATLRNIRLNLFWAFAYNIILIPVAAGVLYPAFGWLLSPVLAAAAMGFSSVFVLTNALRLRGFRPPVRPDPVPAQAAASSPLHA
- a CDS encoding DUF305 domain-containing protein gives rise to the protein MISILDQRRAKPPFRRTGFKVPPQERQTSGATLLSSRHSAPVKALTPFAIALYTSFTGEQYRQAMKRNLVMTALFGLSTAGLAQGMAGMDHSTMPGMSSSSGMTMKMDMSSLEKLKGKAFDQAFLSMMIPHHQTAVEMSRAVLPVSKDATVKRWANEIIKAQNKEISQMNTLLKSYGGSDLGMANMMKKSMGGMADMVKKAKNPDVAFVQGMIPHHTSAIDMATMALEKSSNATVLTLARDIVRAQASEAHDFRVWLMKRGL
- a CDS encoding WD40/YVTN/BNR-like repeat-containing protein — its product is MTKQPATRPVPPASSGPRLGGPWLPAALLILGLVGGGLWWGQSIRAPAPTVLEGDFHALRVLPDGTLLYGQHAGVSISTDEGRTWSAPNGAGDAMALAAAPAGPVLVMAGHDVLKVSQDGGQSWQAHPFGTLPSTDIHGFTVLPDAPGTWYANLAGAGLYRTTDGRTWRPVTAVTGSAMALAAGPSSRLYALGAQLLVSDDAVTWQQAQHAPAASAIDVHPLTGHVYLAGWAGVFRSTDQAATWEKLPFPESARLVAVSPQNDRQLYAVGGSGKVYRSQDGGATWGP
- a CDS encoding metal-sensitive transcriptional regulator, translated to MPEDARYRAARRLKIARGHLDSIVAMLEKDDAYCVDVLRQLKAVQGALSGAGEVVLRGHLEAHVATASTRGDSVEIVEELMEALKYT
- a CDS encoding peptidase C39 family protein, which translates into the protein MRVKFSRTVLSWALLSSAATAAPYAQQTSYGQPVPRIQAAQAQSGLPATWSALPPVRAGRLDGDVAEVAPFNELIPSWNVTGPSSSALQLEVRVRRPDGRWSRYFSFGSWSAAGPRASARVTPTADGTVNTDTLSLPYRSTAFQYRATLSAGLQAHLLSFNTADTALRLRDQGKAGQPSSWNNVLKVPGLSQMIYKGGGEVWCSPTSVSMLLGFWNRPVRVPDAAKATYDRTYDGYGNWPFNTAYAGSQGFQAFVTRLGSLREAEAYLQQGLPLAVSVRFNAGELPGAPLSWSNGHLMVLTGFDAQGNPVVNDPAAQSDTGVKRTYPRAVFERLWLNHAGGMAYVMAPRS
- a CDS encoding alpha/beta hydrolase family protein, whose translation is MWSTIRFSLLMASLGSMACAQASDSPLSIERMRARPYPGSALTTRQTLAPGANYQRRIVSYQSDGLRINALLTVPTGTPPKGGWPAIVFNHGYIPPQQYRTTERYVAYVDAFARAGFVVLKPDYRGHGTSQGNPAGTAYWSPEYTTDVLNAFSSLKTLPGVNKARMGMWGHSMGGHIILRAMVINPDIKAGAIWAGVVAPYDMLFNDLPQWGSGASASDPRAQLLAKLGRPEGNPKAYQAISPNAFLRDLRGRPLQLHHATGDTHVPYSFSQALAKGLKTAGQPHTLYTYQNDNHDLSRNLGIALERSIAFFRKNL